From a region of the Pogona vitticeps strain Pit_001003342236 chromosome 7, PviZW2.1, whole genome shotgun sequence genome:
- the TRAF4 gene encoding TNF receptor-associated factor 4 encodes MPGFDYKFLEKPKRRLLCPLCAKAMREPVRVSTCGHRFCDTCLQEFLSEGVFKCPEDQLPLDYAKIYPDPELEAQVLSLTIRCIHSEEGCRWSGTVRQLQAHLGTCSYNVVPCPNRCGAKLSRRDLSSHLQHGCPQRQLKCEFCGADFTGEAYENHEGVCPQESVYCENKCGARMMRRLLSQHMLAECPKRTQPCPHCAKEFLYDTIQNHEYQCPRFPVSCPNQCGVPSIAREDLSGHLKENCTTALALCPFKEAGCKHRGPKLAMSRHLEESAKLHLGLMGALVARQRQELAELRREVEELAVGSEGVLIWKIPDYARKLQEAKSRSNYESFSPAFYTHRYGYKLQVSAFLNGNGSGEGSHLSVYIRVLPGQYDNLLEWPFTYRVTFSLLDQSDPSLSKPQHITETFLPDPNWKNFQKPGSGRASLDESLLGFGYPKFISHEDIKKRNYVRDNAVFIKASVEIPQKIIS; translated from the exons ATGCCGGGCTTCGACTACAAGTTCCTGGAGAAGCCCAAGCGGCGCCTGCTGTGCCCGCTGTGCGCCAAGGCCATGCGGGAGCCGGTGCGCGTCTCTACCTGCGGCCACCGCTTCTGCGacacctgcctccaggagttCCTCAG TGAAGGCGTCTTCAAGTGTCCAGAAGACCAGCTTCCTCTCGATTATGCCAAG atctacccggatcccGAACTCGAGGCCCAGGTTCTCAGCCTGACCATCCGGTGCATCCACAGCGAGGAAGGGTGCCGCTGGAGCGGGACCGTCCGGCAGCTGCAG GCCCACCTCGGCACCTGCAGCTACAACGTGGTCCCCTGCCCCAACCGCTGCGGGGCCAAACTGAGCCGCCGGGACCTCTCCTCTCACCTCCAGCACGGCTGCCCCCAGCGCCAGCTCAAGTGCGAGTTTTGTGGAGCCGACTTTACGGGAGAAGCCTATGAG AACCATGAAGGCGTCTGCCCGCAGGAGAGTGTCTACTGCGAGAACAAGTGCGGGGCCCGCATGATGCGCCGGCTGCTCTCCCAGCACATGCTGGCCGAGTGTCCAAAGCGCACCCAGCCTTGCCCTCACTGCGCCAAGGAGTTTCTCTACGACACCATCCAG aaCCATGAGTACCAGTGTCCCCGTTTCCCGGTGTCCTGCCCCAACCAGTGCGGGGTGCCCAGCATTGCCCGGGAGGATCTGAGCGGGCACCTGAAGGAGAACTGCACCACGGCACTGGCGCTCTGCCCCTTCAAGGAGGCCGGCTGCAAACACCGG GGCCCCAAACTGGCCATGAGCCGCCACCTGGAGGAGAGCGCCAAGCTCCACCTGGGGCTGATGGGGGCCTTGGTGGCCCGGCAGCGCCAGGAGCTGGCGGAGCTGCGCCGCGAGGTGGAGGAGCTGGCGGTCGGCAGCGAGGGCGTGCTGATCTGGAAGATCCCAGACTACGCCCGCAAGCTGCAGGAGGCCAAATCCCGGAGCAACTACGAGTCCTTCAGCCCCGCTTTCTACACCCACCGGTACGGCTACAAGCTCCAGGTCTCGGCCTTCCTGAACGGCAACGGCAGCGGCGAAGGCAGCCACCTCTCGGTCTACATCCGGGTCCTCCCCGGCCAGTACGACAACCTCCTGGAGTGGCCCTTCACCTACCGCGTCACCTTCTCGCTCCTGGACCAGAGCGACCCCTCCCTCTCCAAGCCTCAGCACATCACCGAGACCTTCCTGCCAGACCCCAACTGGAAGAACTTCCAGAAGCCCGGATCCGGCCGCGCCTCCCTGGACGAGAGCCTGCTGGGCTTCGGGTACCCCAAGTTCATCTCCCACGAGGACATCAAGAAGCGCAACTACGTGCGAGACAACGCCGTCTTCATCAAGGCCTCGGTGGAGATCCCCCAGAAAATCATCTCGTGA